TCACGTGGATCTCTCAGGACGCCGCCAGCACTTCGctctcgacttcgacaccaccgcgtCGACCCAAACCCacaccgactcctcggaggaggatgaggcatgggccagagcggATTTCTCCGACCTCCACGACCGTGAAACCATGCGCCACTTCTTGGCcacaagtgactattgctttggctactccgactctgacgatgaaggtacttacgatcccactcgtgagtgcttccacatcggacttgggatgccgagcacgggcgatgaggacgagggggtaggcaaccgtactctacttcatcagggaacgggcgatgccacaccttcaCAAACCATCCCACCGGCAGCAcggaatgagaaccttgccctcggacaatttcgatgcctggacctggagcagctccgtgagcttcaggccaaggtcgagcaagattgactccttctgcaacagctccgaaacactctcgagcaggagtagCAGGGCCGCGGTGACGGTGGAAGAGCCTGATGGCGGGCCcgcgacgtgcaccaccgcatcaatgacgacgaaggggacgatcgtcccccaaccttcaatcatgctagccagaatgtcgcagctacagcgatgctagtgcgcgcgatgcccgagccctctaccacggaaggACAACGGGTTcgcggcgagctccgagatctcctcgagaccgtcgtggtgcagcaggccgagagttccgcctcccagcGACGCGGAGCCGCCTCGGACCTCCCCTCGGCACcacctcggtaggatagggaggcctcggttcgtcccgagcccgctcgggcgCCAACAGCCCACGGGGTCCCCGGGCAGCTcgaccgcctcggcaaccaacacgaggtgcaggcagaccatgaggtggtcagcaggcgacgacgccatgacaatgaggggcccgcccggggctaccatccacaccgaggtggCTGTTATGACAGTGAGGAGGATCGCAGTCCCTCTCCTAAACCGCCTGGTCCGCGGGTCTTTAGTAGGTCCATCCACAGCGCTCAGTTCCCAGCCCGGTTTCGACAACTAgccaacctcatgaagtataGCGGTGAGATCAATCCcgaactctggctcgccgattatcgtttggcttgtcagctaggtggcgtggacgacgacatgctcatcatccgcaacctccccttgctcttgtcagactcggcgcgagcctggctcaaacaccttcctccctctcagatccacgactggcgcaacttggttaggatcttcgtcgggaattttcagggcacatacgtgtacCCTGGAAACTCCtcggaccttaagagctgtcgccagaaaccagacgagtctctctgagacttcatccggctcttctctaaatagtgcaccgagttgcccagcgtcggtgactcagagatcgtctaggctttcctctctggcaccacttgccgagacttggtccaagAATTAGGCTGGAACATGCCGCGCTCGGCtgtcgcgctcctcgacatcgccaccaacttcgcctcaggcgaggaggctgtaggggccatcttcctcgaaaacgacgccaaggggaagcggagggatgaggccccgaggcctcggttccccacctccccaaaagaaagaaaaaggatcgCCAGGGGAAGCGGGCCATCCTCGAGGCCAATCTGGTCatggccgcagaacgcaagaatccctgaggctctaggggccccaggcccttcgacgacatgcttaagaaaccctgcccttaccgcTAGGGCTCggtaaagcacgccctcgaggattgctccatgctgcggcatTACTATGCCAGGCTCGGACTCCCCGACGACGACCCCAAGTAGAAAGGTGCCGGCGACCGGGACAATgataaggacgatgggttccccgaggtacacaacacCTTCATGaactttggcggaccctcggcgtgccttacggcgcggcagcgaaagagggaacaccgagaggtcttctcggtcaaggtggccactcctcggtacctcgaccggtctcgggaggcaatcacctttgatcgagatgaccaccccaaccatgtcccgaatcctggacagtacccgctcgtcgtcgacccaatCGTAGGCAACACCCagctcactaaggtgttgatggacggaggcagcggcctcaacatcctctacgccggCACCCTGGAGCTCTTAGAAATTGATCGGTCGAGGCTCTGAGGCGACaccgcacctttccacggcatcgtgctggggaaacgcacgcgacccctcgggcgcattgatcttcccgtttgcttcggcaccccctcaactaccgcaaggaggtccttaccttcgaggtggtcgggttctgggcaacctaccacgccatcctggggcggccgtgctacgccaagttcatggcagtccccaactatacctacctcaagctcaagatgccgagtCCCAACGGtgtcatcatgattgagtccacgtacgaacatgcatacgactgcgacgtcgagtgcatcgagtacgccgaggctctcgtggaggccgagaccctcatcgccaacctcgaccaactcggtggcgaggcgcctgactccaagcgtcgtgcaggGGCGTTcaagcccgcggaggccatcaagctcgtcctggtcgaccccgcctgccccgacgaccgggcgctgaggatcagcgccaccctcgacatcaaataggaagccgtgctcgtcgattTCCTCCGTGTGAATGCtgacatatttgcatggagtccctcggacatgccgggcataccgagggaggtcgccgagcatgccttggacatccgggctggctctagaccggtgaagcaacgcctacaccgattcgatgaggaaaagcgtagggccatcggcgaggaagtgcagaaactcttggcggccgggttcatcaaggaagtgtcccacccagagtggttggctaaccccgtgttagttaggaagaaaaatgggaaatggaggatgtgcgtagactacaccggtttgaataaagcctgtccaaaagtccccttcccattacctcaaatcgatcagatcattgactccactacggggtgcgagaccctgtctttcctcgatgcgtactctggttaccatcaaatcaagatgaaaaagtccgaccagcttgcgacttctttcatcaccccattcggcatgtactgctatgtgactatacCTTTTGTCCTCAGAAACACAGGGggcacgtaccagcggtgcatgacccaggtcttcggCAACCACATTgggcaaaccattgaggcctatgtgaacgacatcgtggtcaagaccagaagaGCTAAGGATCTCGTCAAcgacttgaagatagccttcaaatgccttagagagaagggcatcaagctcaatcccgagaagtgtgtattcagggtcccccgaggcatgctcttgggattcatagtctcggaacgccgcatcgaagccaacccagagaaggtctcggccgtaaccagcatgggaccaatcagagacctcaagggagtgcagagggtcatgggatgccttgccgccctgagccgcttcatctcgcgcc
Above is a genomic segment from Miscanthus floridulus cultivar M001 chromosome 3, ASM1932011v1, whole genome shotgun sequence containing:
- the LOC136544280 gene encoding uncharacterized protein, which encodes MAVPNYTYLKLKMPSPNGVIMIESTYEHAYDCDVECIEYAEALVEAETLIANLDQLGGEAPDSKRRAGAFKPAEAIKLVLVDPACPDDRALRISATLDIK